One window of the bacterium genome contains the following:
- the flgG gene encoding flagellar basal-body rod protein FlgG, with translation MIRALYTAATGMAAQQTNLDITANNLANVNTTGFKKTRADFQDLLYQTIRTAGASQAQGVQVPTGIQVGLGTRLAATEKIFTQGDYKETDNDLDVMIEGDGFFQVMLPSGETAYTRDGSFKMDSDGKLVTSDGYAVQPEITIPSEAEDITIGEDGTVTVTVTGQTDPQQIGQIQIAKFLNPAGLSSIGKNLYSATDASGEAATATPGEDGTGTLSQGMVEVSNVSVVDEMVNMIEAQRAYEVNSKSIQTSDDMLSIANNLKG, from the coding sequence ATGATCCGAGCTTTATATACAGCCGCCACCGGAATGGCTGCTCAACAGACCAATCTGGATATCACGGCGAACAATCTGGCCAACGTCAATACGACCGGTTTCAAGAAGACCAGGGCAGATTTTCAGGATTTATTATATCAGACTATCCGGACCGCCGGTGCGTCGCAGGCACAGGGTGTGCAGGTTCCCACAGGAATTCAAGTGGGCTTGGGAACACGGCTGGCTGCCACAGAGAAAATCTTCACCCAGGGTGACTATAAGGAGACCGATAACGATCTGGACGTCATGATCGAAGGTGACGGTTTCTTCCAAGTGATGCTGCCGTCTGGTGAGACTGCATATACCAGAGACGGCTCGTTTAAGATGGACAGCGACGGTAAGCTGGTCACATCCGACGGCTATGCTGTTCAGCCCGAGATCACGATTCCTTCTGAGGCGGAAGATATCACCATCGGTGAGGACGGAACAGTCACAGTCACGGTTACCGGCCAGACGGACCCGCAGCAGATAGGCCAGATTCAGATTGCCAAGTTTTTGAACCCTGCCGGCTTAAGCAGCATAGGTAAGAACCTGTATTCTGCGACGGACGCATCAGGTGAAGCAGCAACAGCCACGCCCGGAGAGGACGGCACGGGTACACTCAGCCAGGGAATGGTGGAGGTGTCCAATGTCAGCGTCGTCGACGAGATGGTCAATATGATCGAGGCTCAGAGAGCCTATGAGGTCAATTCCAAGAGCATACAGACATCTGATGACATGCTCAGCATCGCGAACAATCTGAAGGGATAA
- a CDS encoding flagellar hook-basal body protein, with product MIRALYTAASGLVAQANKQDVIANNIANAQSPGFKREKVVSSSFAQELGSQIAMAVDRERPPYPNSKVDSVIVSTTSARDNSQGPIRETGNSFDFAIDGPGAFEVSTSNGTMLTRAGNFRLDSEGELCTADGAKVLGENGTIEIPDGKLSVAADGEVSVDGMPIDKIKIVGAQEDQTKLMQGCIEGANVNIVREMVDMITNVRAFEANQKVVSAVDGTLNKLINSAGQT from the coding sequence ATGATAAGAGCACTTTACACAGCAGCAAGCGGCCTGGTTGCTCAGGCGAACAAGCAGGATGTAATAGCAAACAATATCGCTAACGCCCAAAGCCCGGGTTTCAAACGCGAAAAGGTGGTCTCGTCGTCGTTTGCGCAGGAGCTTGGCAGCCAAATTGCCATGGCGGTTGATCGCGAACGCCCACCTTATCCTAACTCCAAAGTCGATTCGGTGATCGTGAGCACCACTTCCGCGCGTGATAACAGTCAGGGTCCGATCCGCGAGACCGGCAATTCATTCGACTTTGCGATAGATGGACCGGGTGCATTTGAAGTGAGCACGTCAAACGGGACAATGCTCACACGCGCCGGCAACTTCCGTCTGGACTCTGAGGGCGAACTATGCACTGCCGATGGGGCGAAAGTCCTTGGCGAAAACGGCACGATCGAGATACCTGACGGCAAACTGAGTGTGGCAGCCGACGGTGAAGTGAGTGTCGATGGGATGCCTATAGACAAGATAAAGATAGTCGGCGCGCAGGAAGACCAGACAAAACTGATGCAGGGCTGCATAGAGGGCGCAAATGTGAACATAGTCCGGGAAATGGTGGACATGATCACCAATGTCCGGGCTTTTGAAGCAAATCAGAAGGTGGTCTCCGCTGTTGACGGCACACTCAATAAGCTGATAAACAGCGCTGGGCAGACATAG
- a CDS encoding PEP-CTERM sorting domain-containing protein (PEP-CTERM proteins occur, often in large numbers, in the proteomes of bacteria that also encode an exosortase, a predicted intramembrane cysteine proteinase. The presence of a PEP-CTERM domain at a protein's C-terminus predicts cleavage within the sorting domain, followed by covalent anchoring to some some component of the (usually Gram-negative) cell surface. Many PEP-CTERM proteins exhibit an unusual sequence composition that includes large numbers of potential glycosylation sites. Expression of one such protein has been shown restore the ability of a bacterium to form floc, a type of biofilm.), translating to MMRILGLLAMCLILVACVGPVLADDVTIGSAENPIELNGLGASYEAEHADAAPFKGWAFVTVKNTGSEAWGDFHFKIFAYPGGSSDISQVSFLDSSMQDSLGVWGYDPISTQSSTTWTIDNTVVGAEMSLYFYSDPLAPGEVATFSVYTDNTASQANFGLMMWPSPVVPEPASMLALSTGLIGLVGFMLKKRQ from the coding sequence ATGATGAGGATACTTGGTTTGTTGGCAATGTGCCTGATCCTCGTCGCGTGTGTTGGCCCCGTTCTGGCTGATGATGTAACAATCGGAAGTGCAGAAAACCCAATCGAATTGAACGGTCTTGGCGCAAGCTACGAAGCTGAACATGCAGATGCAGCACCATTCAAGGGTTGGGCGTTTGTAACGGTCAAGAACACGGGCAGCGAAGCTTGGGGTGATTTTCACTTCAAGATATTCGCATATCCCGGCGGTTCCAGTGATATCTCGCAGGTGAGTTTTCTTGACTCGAGTATGCAGGACTCGCTGGGCGTTTGGGGATATGATCCCATCAGCACTCAGAGTTCAACAACATGGACCATCGACAATACCGTTGTAGGCGCTGAGATGAGCCTATACTTTTACTCGGACCCTTTGGCTCCGGGAGAAGTTGCGACCTTTTCCGTCTACACCGATAACACAGCAAGCCAGGCAAACTTTGGCTTGATGATGTGGCCGTCGCCGGTCGTGCCGGAGCCTGCCAGCATGCTGGCGCTCTCGACCGGGCTTATCGGTCTTGTCGGTTTCATGTTAAAGAAACGGCAATAG
- the flgL gene encoding flagellar hook-associated protein FlgL: MRTSLSQQIQNALIYTNDASQALIEAQRQAVSGKRINSPSDDVPGTSKAMSLRSAISTTEQYADNVSVNQPLLETTDSTLQSLVDIVQSIRDIAVDAAETDMADTESTFISELESSLSQLVDLANTKHADQYIFSGTASDTQTITQAADGTYVYDGNDGIRTTKVQSWVSLQVNIPGSTVFNFDGSAGAGSTDLFTMVTQLEDAIKSGNVTSISDQLDNIDANLNNLLSCEAQVGSWEARIENASSTLEETQDRLETMLSDVEDIDLAEAVVNLKTQENVYQTALSVTSQIMDISLASLNYLS, from the coding sequence ATGAGGACATCACTGAGTCAACAGATACAAAATGCTCTTATTTATACAAACGATGCCAGTCAGGCTTTGATCGAGGCTCAGAGGCAGGCCGTCAGTGGAAAGCGCATAAATAGCCCTTCCGACGACGTTCCTGGAACAAGTAAAGCAATGAGTTTGCGATCTGCTATAAGTACAACGGAACAATATGCCGATAATGTCAGCGTAAACCAACCGCTGTTGGAAACAACGGACAGTACATTGCAGTCGTTGGTGGACATTGTCCAGTCTATAAGAGATATTGCCGTTGATGCCGCAGAGACGGACATGGCAGACACTGAAAGCACATTCATATCTGAGTTGGAGAGTTCTCTGAGCCAACTGGTGGACCTGGCGAATACGAAGCATGCCGATCAATATATATTCAGCGGAACTGCCAGCGATACACAGACCATAACCCAGGCAGCTGATGGGACGTATGTGTATGACGGAAACGACGGCATCAGAACGACAAAGGTGCAGTCCTGGGTTAGTCTGCAGGTAAATATACCGGGCAGCACAGTCTTCAATTTTGACGGCAGCGCCGGAGCAGGCTCGACCGATTTGTTTACGATGGTCACTCAGCTTGAAGATGCAATAAAGTCGGGCAATGTTACCAGCATCAGTGATCAGCTGGACAATATTGATGCAAACCTGAACAACCTGCTTTCCTGTGAAGCGCAAGTCGGTTCTTGGGAAGCCAGAATTGAGAATGCATCGTCGACATTGGAGGAGACTCAGGATAGGCTTGAGACAATGTTATCGGATGTGGAAGACATAGACCTTGCGGAAGCGGTAGTCAATCTAAAGACTCAAGAAAACGTTTACCAGACGGCTCTGTCTGTCACATCACAGATTATGGATATATCTTTGGCAAGTCTAAATTACCTGTCTTAG
- the flgN gene encoding flagellar export chaperone FlgN, translating into MSSGKELGEALAGCLKEVSSLLGHANMIALKQRDALTANNAEDIVLTCTANEEILRRISEADRRAAAVAAELAVSAGLDPDNSDQKSLAMAAGITYCTAIEAEMQSISALAGKLRRANEVNNKLLRNGMEIITECLRTIADDRGPAPYSKDAHFQPCQPLTLSLDLRV; encoded by the coding sequence ATGTCATCCGGCAAAGAACTTGGCGAAGCGTTGGCAGGCTGCCTGAAAGAGGTAAGCTCACTGCTTGGCCATGCAAATATGATAGCACTCAAACAGCGCGATGCGCTGACTGCAAATAATGCTGAGGACATAGTTCTCACATGCACAGCAAATGAAGAGATACTCCGCAGGATAAGCGAAGCGGATCGAAGGGCTGCTGCGGTGGCTGCCGAGCTTGCCGTGTCAGCAGGGCTGGACCCGGACAATTCCGATCAAAAGTCACTTGCTATGGCTGCAGGCATAACATATTGCACTGCAATAGAGGCTGAGATGCAGTCGATATCTGCTCTTGCCGGCAAGCTGAGAAGAGCAAATGAGGTAAATAACAAGCTGCTCAGAAACGGCATGGAAATAATCACCGAGTGTCTGCGGACGATTGCGGACGACCGTGGACCTGCTCCATATTCAAAAGATGCGCATTTCCAACCCTGTCAGCCGCTCACTCTCAGTCTGGACTTGCGTGTATAG
- the flgA gene encoding flagellar basal body P-ring formation chaperone FlgA: MKRAAIAFLTIYMILGMCAAADSAVAKVILQPESQVQPARSVKIGDIARIEAPQKLAKRIGEIVVATGPLPGKSKSIDAKYIKLRLKSANLKSEVDLVGPDTVDIVGKCVRISSEDLAEQAKAYVMERLCTDDITYDVIVERAPRQIVIAQAENVEVRPRLMSSSLRPGANTVVLEIMSNGKTAATTSVALTVKAVAEVLIATKLISQGEALMPSNTSWEKRDITTVRDAVIRDGDHESKEWIARRTIQLGCVITSQSIELPPDVKRGDTVNLTVKCGNVMLHTTAQVKEDGRKGDTIRVMSAVSQGEVRAQVVEPGLVEIVR; this comes from the coding sequence ATGAAGCGCGCGGCTATAGCCTTCCTGACAATATATATGATTTTGGGCATGTGTGCAGCGGCTGATTCCGCTGTGGCTAAAGTGATATTGCAGCCCGAGTCACAGGTGCAGCCCGCACGTTCGGTCAAGATCGGGGACATTGCGCGCATAGAGGCTCCGCAAAAACTTGCGAAGCGCATAGGCGAGATAGTCGTGGCTACAGGTCCTTTGCCGGGCAAGAGCAAGAGTATCGATGCGAAGTATATAAAGCTGAGACTCAAGTCGGCTAACCTGAAGAGTGAGGTTGATCTGGTCGGTCCAGATACTGTTGATATCGTCGGCAAATGCGTCAGGATCAGCTCTGAGGATCTAGCCGAGCAGGCGAAAGCATATGTTATGGAGCGGCTCTGCACGGATGATATTACATACGATGTCATCGTGGAGCGCGCACCGAGGCAGATCGTGATCGCCCAGGCTGAGAATGTCGAGGTCAGGCCGAGGTTGATGAGCAGCAGTCTTCGACCGGGAGCAAACACGGTTGTGCTCGAAATCATGTCAAATGGCAAGACTGCAGCCACCACAAGCGTTGCGCTTACGGTGAAGGCCGTTGCCGAGGTGCTGATAGCGACAAAGTTGATAAGTCAGGGTGAGGCGCTCATGCCATCAAATACATCCTGGGAGAAGAGAGACATAACAACAGTTCGGGATGCAGTCATACGTGACGGCGATCATGAAAGCAAGGAATGGATCGCCCGGCGCACCATTCAACTCGGCTGCGTCATTACATCGCAGTCGATCGAGCTTCCGCCGGATGTGAAGCGGGGCGATACTGTGAACCTGACCGTGAAATGCGGCAATGTGATGCTTCACACTACCGCACAGGTCAAAGAAGACGGCAGGAAGGGCGACACCATACGGGTAATGTCGGCTGTCTCGCAGGGCGAGGTTCGGGCGCAGGTTGTGGAGCCGGGTCTGGTGGAGATAGTCAGATAG
- a CDS encoding flagellar biosynthesis anti-sigma factor FlgM, with protein sequence MILPINSADSALGVHLNKIYKTQSTEAAAKAGACDVVTISQFSSLVEQARSAAMSGPDIRADIVEQAKAALTEGNLADSEDIASSLINRAVEGQV encoded by the coding sequence ATGATACTGCCAATCAACAGCGCTGACAGCGCGCTGGGCGTTCACCTGAACAAGATATACAAAACACAGTCGACCGAGGCTGCAGCAAAGGCGGGCGCATGTGATGTCGTGACGATATCACAGTTCTCGTCGCTGGTGGAACAGGCAAGGTCTGCCGCTATGAGTGGACCGGACATCAGAGCAGATATCGTCGAGCAAGCGAAAGCCGCACTTACCGAAGGAAATCTCGCTGACAGTGAGGACATAGCTTCTTCGCTGATCAACCGTGCGGTGGAAGGACAGGTGTAG
- a CDS encoding rod-binding protein yields MMTVQGVASSLQELCGSETASAKTSSAQSAGSSEDKKLRKACKDFESIFLGYMLKSMRKTVEKSELFGSSQEEEIYQGMMDEEICKSAAESNSIGIADTLYSQLSSQINISNNNASRGEDHDTANQQR; encoded by the coding sequence ATGATGACTGTTCAAGGCGTAGCCAGCAGTCTGCAGGAGTTATGCGGTTCTGAAACTGCATCCGCGAAGACGAGCAGTGCTCAGAGTGCTGGCAGTTCCGAGGATAAGAAACTCAGGAAAGCATGTAAGGATTTCGAGTCGATATTTCTTGGCTATATGCTCAAATCGATGCGCAAGACGGTTGAAAAGAGCGAACTGTTTGGTTCGAGCCAGGAAGAAGAGATCTATCAGGGCATGATGGACGAAGAAATTTGTAAATCTGCCGCCGAGAGCAACTCGATAGGGATCGCGGATACTCTCTATAGTCAATTGAGTTCGCAAATCAATATATCAAATAATAATGCATCACGAGGTGAGGACCATGATACTGCCAATCAACAGCGCTGA
- a CDS encoding flagellar basal body P-ring protein FlgI, protein MRQIIISMLLLAVAAGSAQAQVRLKDIASVEGVRGNQLVGYGIVVGLEGTGDSQQSKFTIQTVANMLESYGITVSADKLKLKNVAAVMITAELPAFAREGSTIDVVVSSLGDARSLQGGTLLQAPLKAANGEVYAVAQGPVSIGGFNAGGGGDSVSKNHATVGRIPSGAIVEEETKTQLTEQDKLNVMLNQNDFTTACRAASAINDCIGGLYAEAVDGNVISVKLPVEYRDNPVPLIAKLESVELTTDTSAKVIVNERTGTIIIGGQVRLLPVAISHGALTVKISSDVTVSQPNPMAKGKTVVTKNKDIDVSEPPSHLVEIDGSSIEELVRALNALKVTPRDLIAILQAVKEAGALQAQLEVI, encoded by the coding sequence TTGAGACAAATCATAATATCGATGCTTCTGCTCGCCGTTGCAGCCGGTTCGGCGCAGGCACAGGTCAGGTTGAAAGATATCGCGAGCGTCGAAGGTGTGCGAGGCAACCAGCTTGTCGGATACGGCATAGTTGTCGGCCTTGAGGGCACCGGTGACAGCCAGCAGTCCAAGTTTACGATTCAGACAGTGGCAAATATGCTTGAGAGTTACGGGATAACCGTGTCAGCGGACAAGCTGAAGCTAAAGAACGTGGCGGCGGTGATGATAACAGCCGAGCTTCCCGCTTTTGCGAGGGAAGGCAGCACTATTGACGTGGTTGTGTCATCGCTGGGCGATGCGCGTTCTCTGCAGGGCGGCACACTCCTCCAGGCTCCTCTCAAGGCTGCCAATGGCGAAGTGTATGCCGTTGCCCAGGGACCCGTGTCGATTGGTGGGTTCAATGCAGGCGGAGGTGGAGACTCGGTCTCCAAAAACCATGCCACAGTCGGCAGGATTCCCAGCGGCGCGATTGTTGAAGAGGAGACAAAAACGCAGCTGACTGAGCAGGATAAGCTCAATGTAATGCTCAACCAGAATGATTTCACCACGGCTTGCCGAGCAGCCAGCGCAATAAATGACTGCATAGGCGGTCTTTATGCGGAAGCGGTGGACGGCAATGTGATATCAGTCAAGCTGCCGGTGGAGTATAGAGACAACCCCGTGCCGCTGATCGCCAAGCTGGAGTCGGTCGAGTTGACTACGGATACGTCGGCCAAGGTGATAGTAAATGAGCGCACCGGGACCATCATAATCGGCGGACAGGTTAGACTTTTGCCTGTAGCGATATCTCATGGCGCGCTGACGGTGAAGATTTCGTCCGACGTGACCGTTTCCCAGCCGAATCCTATGGCAAAGGGCAAGACTGTCGTGACCAAAAACAAGGATATCGACGTCAGTGAACCGCCGAGCCATCTGGTCGAGATCGATGGATCGAGCATAGAGGAACTGGTCAGGGCACTTAACGCTTTGAAGGTGACTCCCAGGGACCTGATAGCTATTCTTCAGGCGGTTAAAGAAGCAGGCGCTCTGCAGGCACAGTTGGAGGTCATATGA
- the flgK gene encoding flagellar hook-associated protein FlgK: protein MASTFFGISVAQSGLTAQKRAMEVLSYNIANANDPTYKRQKVVMVEGQVLATSQEASSVGSSGIGSGTQTGDVERVVDALVENRLRETTTNSAEWDYMASTLSGLESIMNEPSDSSLETDLDTFWNSWSTVANSADDTSVRSALLEDATSLCERIQYVYGQMSDMVDDLNLEAEDIVDQINLMAKEIGALNNQIGAMSSNNEPVNDLLNTRDALVSELAGYVDVTVSGEGSGDLVISIAGRVLVQGSEVNTLTTVTGSNGESSIVWEDGLDPVAVTGGELKAVTDLRDTVIPGYMSQLDDIAAELVSSVNALHQTGLTLDGSAGGDFFKAGTTAANICLDESIVGKPDLIAASSSTNFGKSNGNIAQAIADLKDAEGTSINEMYETLVGNIGSASAAAQTQSEAYALSLEQLTTQQQSVSGVSLDEELTNMIKFQQAYNAASRVLTVMNDMLDVLMQTG from the coding sequence ATGGCTAGCACTTTTTTCGGTATCAGCGTAGCTCAATCAGGCCTGACTGCGCAAAAACGCGCGATGGAGGTCTTGTCGTATAACATCGCCAATGCAAACGACCCTACCTATAAACGTCAAAAGGTCGTTATGGTGGAAGGCCAGGTTCTGGCGACATCTCAGGAGGCCTCTTCCGTCGGCAGTTCCGGGATCGGAAGCGGCACACAGACCGGCGATGTCGAACGCGTTGTGGATGCGCTGGTCGAAAACCGACTCAGAGAAACAACCACAAACAGCGCGGAATGGGACTATATGGCGAGCACTTTGAGTGGGTTGGAGTCGATAATGAACGAGCCAAGCGACTCCTCCCTGGAGACCGATCTCGACACGTTTTGGAATTCCTGGTCTACTGTCGCCAACAGCGCCGACGATACTTCCGTCAGGAGCGCACTGCTTGAAGATGCGACATCGTTGTGTGAAAGGATTCAGTACGTATACGGTCAGATGTCCGATATGGTCGACGACTTGAACCTGGAGGCGGAGGACATAGTCGATCAGATCAATCTGATGGCGAAGGAGATCGGAGCGCTGAACAACCAGATCGGCGCCATGTCATCCAATAATGAGCCGGTCAATGACCTTTTGAATACTCGTGACGCGCTGGTAAGCGAGTTGGCCGGATACGTAGATGTCACTGTCAGCGGCGAAGGCAGCGGAGACCTTGTGATATCAATCGCCGGCAGAGTGCTTGTGCAGGGTAGTGAAGTCAACACGCTTACCACCGTGACCGGGTCGAATGGGGAATCGAGCATCGTTTGGGAAGACGGACTTGATCCGGTGGCAGTAACGGGTGGTGAACTTAAGGCCGTTACAGACTTGCGAGACACTGTTATTCCTGGGTATATGTCGCAGTTGGATGACATAGCAGCCGAACTGGTTTCATCGGTCAATGCGCTGCATCAGACAGGACTCACTCTGGATGGCAGCGCAGGGGGAGATTTCTTTAAGGCCGGCACGACGGCGGCAAATATATGTCTTGACGAGAGTATTGTAGGCAAGCCGGATCTCATTGCAGCCAGTTCCAGCACAAATTTCGGTAAAAGCAATGGTAACATCGCGCAGGCAATAGCTGATCTTAAGGATGCTGAAGGTACTTCGATCAATGAGATGTATGAAACGTTGGTCGGAAATATCGGCAGCGCATCGGCGGCAGCCCAGACTCAATCGGAAGCATACGCTTTGTCACTCGAACAGCTTACAACACAACAGCAGTCTGTATCGGGTGTTTCGCTTGATGAGGAGCTTACGAACATGATCAAGTTCCAGCAGGCATACAATGCCGCTTCCAGAGTGCTTACGGTTATGAATGATATGCTTGACGTGCTGATGCAGACCGGCTAA
- a CDS encoding flagellar basal body L-ring protein FlgH — MSRYITVLALILVLGASACAESLWQPESAKSQYADKRASKVGDIVTVLIVETATSSQSASTNAKKDSSLSTDGGTGTLLKNIPAISYSGGDSVKASGNTTRTSTFTTTMTATITKILDNGNFQIEGSRFVQTNAEKEEVKLSGVIRQQDITTDNTVSSTCIADAKITHVGSGAISSRQREGIISKIFKILF, encoded by the coding sequence ATGAGCAGATATATAACAGTTCTTGCACTTATATTGGTTTTGGGAGCGTCGGCATGCGCCGAGTCATTGTGGCAGCCGGAGTCGGCAAAATCGCAATATGCGGACAAGCGCGCATCCAAGGTTGGGGATATCGTGACCGTGCTCATCGTGGAGACAGCCACATCCAGCCAGTCGGCTTCCACTAATGCAAAAAAGGATTCATCTCTGAGCACTGACGGCGGTACTGGCACTCTGCTCAAGAACATACCTGCCATCAGCTACAGCGGCGGTGACAGTGTGAAGGCTTCCGGCAACACCACTCGGACAAGTACGTTCACCACAACTATGACTGCCACGATCACCAAAATACTGGATAACGGCAATTTTCAGATAGAGGGCAGCCGGTTTGTGCAGACGAACGCCGAGAAGGAAGAGGTAAAGCTGTCGGGAGTGATTAGGCAGCAGGACATAACAACCGACAATACGGTATCTTCCACGTGCATTGCCGATGCGAAGATTACCCATGTCGGCAGCGGCGCCATCAGCAGCAGGCAAAGAGAAGGCATTATCAGCAAGATTTTCAAGATACTTTTTTAG
- the csrA gene encoding carbon storage regulator CsrA: MLVLARKIGQSIVINDNVEVLVIEVRGDQVRLGIDAPRAIPVHRKELLEQIKAENVQASSINPEAVSKAIGELD, from the coding sequence ATGCTTGTACTGGCAAGAAAAATCGGTCAATCGATCGTTATCAATGATAATGTTGAAGTCCTGGTAATTGAGGTGCGTGGAGACCAGGTGCGTCTGGGCATTGACGCTCCCAGGGCTATTCCTGTACACCGCAAGGAACTGCTGGAGCAGATCAAGGCGGAGAACGTACAAGCTTCCTCCATCAATCCGGAAGCTGTGTCCAAAGCCATAGGCGAATTGGATTAG
- a CDS encoding flagellar assembly protein FliW, which translates to MKVDTTRFGILDVDESSVINMPRGPLGFEEMTRFITIQHRPDTEFRWLQCVDEPSLAFVVVDPSVFVENYDIEISDAEAEMLHLTNEGDAFVLAIVTISNGGRMITLNLAAPVVVNSKTMTGMQVILQDNRYSVRHQLTEVVSETKATVKAA; encoded by the coding sequence ATGAAAGTTGATACGACCAGATTCGGAATACTTGATGTTGATGAAAGTTCCGTAATCAACATGCCGCGAGGTCCTCTGGGTTTTGAGGAGATGACCAGGTTCATTACGATCCAGCATCGTCCAGACACGGAGTTTCGATGGCTGCAGTGTGTTGATGAACCGTCACTGGCATTTGTGGTAGTCGACCCATCGGTGTTTGTGGAGAACTATGACATCGAGATATCGGATGCAGAAGCCGAAATGCTCCATCTTACTAATGAAGGGGACGCATTTGTTCTTGCGATCGTGACAATAAGCAACGGCGGCCGCATGATTACATTGAATCTTGCAGCACCGGTAGTTGTGAACTCAAAGACAATGACGGGTATGCAGGTTATCTTGCAGGACAACCGCTATTCCGTCAGACACCAGCTCACGGAAGTTGTGTCGGAGACGAAAGCTACTGTCAAGGCGGCATAG